DNA from Clarias gariepinus isolate MV-2021 ecotype Netherlands chromosome 11, CGAR_prim_01v2, whole genome shotgun sequence:
CGTTCTCCAAAGTCTCAGGTCAGTAGCCTTTTCACACACCAACTAGAACATCGTAATAAAGCAAGTACAATGGAGAACTTCGCAGCACTTTGATACACTGTATCcaaatctttacatttacaaacattAGTAATTTCACATTCCTCAAGTGATTTAGTATTCAAAAATCACCCTGAGAAATACAATATCTTAAAATTGGTGTTTTAACATAAAACACTTTGTCTTTCAATTGGTCAACAGGTGTCCTTTATAGCAAGCAGCATCAGCAGGTTTTTACAGCTCAAACACCCCAAAAAAGGTCTTGGAAGTTTGATCCTCAATGTTAGTAAGATGGTTGGTATCGGTTGAAAGTTTGTCCCCCTTATAAAGCTGAAAGACAGCACCTAGATAGATGGAATCATAGACAAAACGTCCATTCTGCTGATTCTCTGTGGCTTGGCACATTGATTTGACTCCATTGAGCAGGAAGTGTTTCTCTTTGGATGGTGACGTGAGAGATGACCACCGAACGCTGTAGCTCAGGTGTATGTTACTTTTCGCGTTTTCTTCGTCATCTGAATGGCACTTGATCTTGAATGAGGCTTGGCTGTAGACAAAGTATAGGCCGTCATGGGGAATGAGGATGCTGTTGTTCTCCAGTGTGAGGCCTCCTTTGGTGAAGGATTGGTCCACTCCACTCACCCAGCGTGGAGACCTAGACATTTGTCCTACGGCCTGTCTCGAAGCTAGAAAGATAAAGGATTTTGTTTGAGTAAGCAGTATGAATAAGCACTATCCCGATATCTTAATAAAAGTACCAGATTTCTGATTTTAGCAGAAGTATGTTCCATATAgacatttaattacaacttttgAGGATGTCCAGAGGGTATTCTAAAGATGAACTTTTTAGCATGAGGTAGAAATGTCCTTATTGGTTATCTATGTAACAGTAaggcatttttatttaagttttcatttaaaatgacttATAGCTGGGGAGTGACAGAGGATCATACTTTACATTTCAATACTTAAAATTTGAACCTTTGTTATCAAGGTATAGATTaatgttctttattttacagACCGTTTGCTTTAAtttccttttacatttacatttaggccgATTTGGCCGAtggtcttatccagagcgacttacaaaagtgctttgaagtttccatcattggatagatcccgACACcgggttactaactaagtaccatcagtcaaacactgttaagaatttatttttttataacactaTTACATTTTCTATTAAATCCTGGCACTAATGCTACATTTCCAAACAAAGTAAATGC
Protein-coding regions in this window:
- the tnfb gene encoding tumor necrosis factor b (TNF superfamily, member 2) yields the protein MESYKVTAADVEAATGDVYQPTVEAVRTSRSWSWTILGALGFLCLCAVASFCFVWHSMNKHQAETFMELKGTTSTDPSGQQKMLTEIAKSTKAAIHLHASRQAVGQMSRSPRWVSGVDQSFTKGGLTLENNSILIPHDGLYFVYSQASFKIKCHSDDEENAKSNIHLSYSVRWSSLTSPSKEKHFLLNGVKSMCQATENQQNGRFVYDSIYLGAVFQLYKGDKLSTDTNHLTNIEDQTSKTFFGVFEL